In one Oryza glaberrima chromosome 2, OglaRS2, whole genome shotgun sequence genomic region, the following are encoded:
- the LOC127764733 gene encoding uncharacterized protein LOC127764733 produces the protein MAAAALTVLPRAAGVLRLSQHGRAASRLLCAAAGDGEASPAPRAGRLVLYTKPGCCLCDGLKEKLHAAFLLAGTPYSLASLELQERDITTNPDWEQMYQYEIPVLAKVLPDGSEEKLPRLSPRLSVELVQKKVFSAFDQ, from the exons atggcggcggcggcgctaaccGTGCTTCCGCGCGCGGCGGGCGTACTGCGCCTCTCGCAGCATGGAAGGGCTGCCTCCCGCCTCCTCTGCGCcgcagccggcgacggcgaggcctcCCCGGCGCCGCGGGCGGGGAGGCTAGTGCTGTACACGAAGCCCGGGTGCTGCCTCTGCGACGGCCTCAAGGAAAAGCTCCACGCCGCCTTCCTGCTCGCCGGCACACCCTACTCGCTCGCCTCCCTCGAGCTTCAG GAGAGGGACATCACGACGAATCCGGATTGGGAGCAGATGTACCAGTACGAGATCCCGGTGCTCGCCAAGGTTCTTCCCGACGGCAGCGAG GAAAAGCTTCCCAGATTATCGCCTCGTCTAAGCGTGGAGCTCGTGCAGAAGAAAGTGTTTTCTGCCTTTGATCAGTAA
- the LOC127764719 gene encoding uncharacterized protein LOC127764719 yields MGKAGDAEQAVHSTAPAAGHGSAVRRYAATIGGAVDAKCVLVLFLSIGVFVLVLFMLLPLHDHASETIPDDDPGVLPGEIQASFFLLKKRQQLIPHVRRLQKDIYREIGIPNTTVSVSMHTSKYKDSTYVKFGILPNPRNSSISAQSIIALRKNLIQLTLEQSNLSLTSSVFGDPHCLEILGFPGGITVPPPPDGNICPTALFNVTLNMTIQQLRVHLKELESELRIILQLTPYEDLIVEITNENGSTINLPVTVHILIAPNDPSNYLETYRLKQLAQIIIKLIPKNLGLNPIFGMIENLWLSPCLQSYIPSCAPNPAPAPAPSLSPSNPEHPQPTTTKPYGSFSCPALERRKTVSVHRRLSAISPMMVPPEIPTRFDSWSVHTDRKNRFPLAKPMSLVPASPSK; encoded by the exons ATGGGCAAGGCCGGTGACGCCGAGCAAGCCGTGCACAGCactgcgccggcggccggccacgGCTCCGCCGTCCGCCGGTACGCCGCCACGATTGGCGGGGCTGTCGATGCCAAGTGTGTCCTTGTGCTGTTCCTTTCCATCGGCGTCTTCGTGTTGGTCCTCTTCATGCTTCTTCCTCTCCATGACCATGCATCAGAAACCATCCCTGATGATGACCCTGGGGTACTTCCTG GTGAAATTCAGGCTAGCTTCTTCTTGTTAAAGAAACGTCAACAGCTCATTCCACATGTCAGAAGGCTACAAAAGGACATATACAGAGAAATAGGGATCCCCAATACTACG GTTTCGGTTTCTATGCATACATCCAAATATAAGGATTCCACttatgtaaaatttggtattctacCGAACCCAAGAAATTCCTCCATAAGTGCACAATCCATTATTGCCCTGAGAAAAAACTTGATACAACTTACGCTTGAGCAGTCGAATTTATCTTTGACATCATCTGTCTTTGGAGATCCACATTGCTTGGAGATCTTGGGGTTCCCAGGAGGGATCACGGTGCCTCCACCACCTGACGGCAATATATGCCCAACAGCTCTTTTCAATGTCACACTCAACATGACTATACAACAACTAAGGGTGCACCTCAAGGAGCTAGAGAGTGAGCTTAGAATTATATTGCAGCTGACACCATATGAG GACTTAATTGTAGAGATAACAAATGAAAATGGTTCGACGATCAACCTGCCTGTTACAGTCCACATTTTAATTGCCCCAAACGATCCTAGCAATTATCTAGAAACCTACAGACTGAAACAACTAGCCCAAATCATCATTAAATTAATTCCAAAAAACCTTGGCCTAAACCCAATATTTGGCATGATTGAGAATTTGTGGTTGTCACCATGTCTACAAAGTTATATTCCATCATGTGCTCCTaatccagctccagctccagcaccATCATTATCCCCATCCAATCCTGAACATCCACAGCCAACTACCACCAAGCCTTATGGAAGTTTTTCATGCCCGGCTttggaaagaagaaaaactgTCTCTGTACATCGCAGGTTATCGGCGATATCTCCCATGATGGTACCACCAGAAATACCAACGAGGTTTGATAGTTGGAGTGTACACACTGACAGGAAAAATCGCTTTCCACTTGCAAAACCAATGTCCCTTGTGCCAGCATCCCCATCAAAATAA
- the LOC127764729 gene encoding transmembrane emp24 domain-containing protein p24delta3-like, with protein sequence MAVVAAASPALTLAVAAAVIAAACLLLCAEAVWLDLPQSGTKCVSEEIQSNVVVLADYALMYESHPSSHPTIAVKVTSPYGNTLHHNENATVGQFAFTTSEAGNYLACFWIDSAEKGSGISINLDWKIGIAAKDWDVIAKKEKIEGVELELRKLEVAVQSIHQNMIYLKAREAEMRTVSEKTNARVAWFSILSLSVCIVVSILQLWHLQGYFQKKKLI encoded by the exons atggcggtggtggcggctgcaTCTCCGGCGCTAACCCTCGCTGTCGCGGCCGCGGTGATAGCGGCCgcgtgcctcctcctctgcgcgGAGGCGGTGTGGCTGGACTTGCCGCAGTCGGGGACCAAGTGCGTGTCCGAGGAGATCCAGTCCAACGTGGTGGTGCTCGCCGACTACGCCCTCATGTACGAGTCCCACCCCTCCTCCCACCCCACCATCGCCGTCAAG GTTACATCACCATATGGGAACACCTTACATCACAATGAAAATGCTACGGTTGGTCAGTTCGCATTCACAACTTCAGAAGCAGGAAACTATCTTGCATGCTTCTGGATAGATAGCGCAGAGAAAGGGTCAGGAATATCTATTAATCTTGATTGGAAGATTGGAATTGCAGCAAAGGATTGGGATGTTATCGCTAAGAAGGAAAAAATTGAG GGTGTAGAACTAGAGCTTAGAAAACTTGAAGTGGCAGTACAATCCATCCATCAGAACATGATATATCTCAAAGCAAG GGAAGCAGAGATGCGAACAGTGAGCGAGAAAACAAACGCTAGGGTAGCCTGGTTCAGTATTTTGTCACTAAGCGTCTGCATTGTGGTTTCAATTTTGCAATTGTGGCACCTTCAAGGGTACTTCCAGAAGAAGAAGCTCATCTAG
- the LOC127761495 gene encoding WAT1-related protein At1g21890-like → MGVGRVMNDAKPYLAMILLQVGFAGMYVVAVASLKRGMSHFVLVVYRNLFATAVMAPFALWFERRVRPRLTLIIFLKIMGLAILEPVLDQNLYYMGANLTSAGFASALINVLPAVTFVMALVLRMEKVKLKSVHSQAKIAGTLFTVAGAVLMVLYHGPVVQFPWTKGQHHDGGSGAGGAAGGGFLQGTIFIVVACVCWSGFFVLQSNTLQSYPAELSLTTLICLMGSVLSGAVALVAERHNTHAWLIGFDTRLFTCVYAGIVCSGVAYYVQGIVSRQRGPVFVTAFNPLCMIITAIMGSIILKEEIRLGNVIGAVIIVIGLYALIWGKGADKVEQTDAGAAAAGSNKGGGAGGELPLTAVPNGHGSKHGNGGHVYDVETPPAANGHY, encoded by the exons ATGGGTGTAGGAAGGGTTATGAACGATGCGAAGCCGTACCTGGCGATGATACTGCTGCAGGTGGGGTTCGCCGGGATGTACGTGGTGGCCGTCGCCTCGCTCAAGCGCGGCATGAGCCACTTCGTCCTCGTCGTCTACCGTAACctcttcgccaccgccgtcatGGCGCCCTTCGCCCTCTGGTTCGagag ACGAGTAAGACCAAGGTTGACCCTCATCATCTTCCTGAAGATCATGGGGCTCGCCATACTTGA GCCTGTGCTTGATCAGAACCTGTACTACATGGGGGCCAACCTGACATCCGCCGGCTTCGCCTCCGCTCTCATCAACGTCCTCCCCGCCGTCACCTTCGTCATGGCCCTCGTCCTCAG gatgGAGAAGGTGAAGCTGAAGAGCGTGCACAGCCAGGCGAAGATCGCCGGGACACTGTTCACGGTGGCCGGAGCGGTGCTGATGGTGCTGTACCACGGCCCGGTGGTGCAGTTCCCGTGGACCAAGGGGCAGCACCACgacggcggctccggcgccggcggcgcggcgggcggcgggttcCTCCAGGGCACCATCTTCATCGTCGTCGCCTGCGTGTGCTGGTCGGGCTTCTTCGTCCTCCAGTCCAACACCCTGCAGAGCTACCCGGCCGAGCTGTCGCTCACCACGCTCATCTGCCTCATGGGCTCCGTCCTCagcggcgccgtcgccctcgtcgCCGAGCGCCACAACACCCACGCCTGGCTCATCGGCTTCGACACCCGCCTCTTCACCTGCGTCTACGCC gGTATCGTGTGCTCCGGCGTGGCGTACTACGTGCAGGGAATCGTGTCGAGGCAGAGGGGCCCAGTGTTCGTGACAGCATTCAACCCGCTCTGCATGATCATCACCGCCATCATGGGCTCCATCATTCTCAAGGAAGAAATCAGACTTGGAAA CGTGATCGGCGCGGTGATCATCGTGATAGGGCTGTACGCGCTGATCTGGGGCAAGGGCGCCGACAAAGTCGAGCAGAccgacgccggcgcggcggcggcgggcagcaacaagggcggcggcgccggcggtgagctGCCATTGACGGCGGTGCCCAACGGCCACGGCAGCAAGCACGGCAACGGCGGCCATGTCTACGACGTcgagacgccgccggcggcgaacgggCACTACTAG